In Dromaius novaehollandiae isolate bDroNov1 chromosome 4, bDroNov1.hap1, whole genome shotgun sequence, a single genomic region encodes these proteins:
- the LOC135328215 gene encoding maestro heat-like repeat-containing protein family member 2A, with the protein MLCAVCGVLEQWCSGISMYFREGEKGAFPRLGPAQLCAHVYPLFCYVSRKRRCCEEEEVKQAVLRAMGAMMGVLLHVEEHREHAWEHLLWLLQ; encoded by the exons ATGCTGTGCGCCGTCTGCGGCG ttctgGAGCAGTGGTGCAGCGGCATAAGCATGTACTTCCGCGAGGGGGAGAAAGGTGCCTTCCCTCGCCTGGggcctgcccagctctgtgcccacgTTTACCCGCTCTTCTGCTACGTGAGCAGAAAGCGGCGGTGctgcgaggaggaagag GTCAAGCAGGCTGTGCTCAGGGCGATGGGTGCCATGATGGGTGTCCTCCTGCATGTGGAGGAGCACCGTGAGCACGcctgggagcatctcctctggctgctgcag
- the LOC135328356 gene encoding maestro heat-like repeat-containing protein family member 7 has product MSSIVESLLCTRPVCAWAAERWTLTFLGDCGEQIFQEEVPRLVHLLYTCLRSTRQSARRCFVLRAVFLLAHSHPQPVLDSLLQACLPTDSDMVEVWRSLGRSVLGCQILVCLTEKLRAAGKSSHRSECCTRELGSSQAALEPRTITHALCEVVSVLQRKTLVQRLLPYLLPGLLRQVSETLGEELAPSVGDLESADMPGSLFVAALELVLARCLDNRWLRLLREQGAWASLAEPRAHSTGVCLLAR; this is encoded by the exons atgagcagcattgtggagagcctgctgtgcaccaggccCGTGTGCGCGTGGGCCGCTGAGCGGTGGACGCTCACCTTCCTGGGGGATTGCGGAGAGCAAATAttccaggaggag GTGCCCAGACTCGTGCACCTCCTTTACACCTGCCTGCGGAGCACCCGGCAGAGCGCTCGCAGGTGCTTTGTGCTGCGGGCCGTGTTCCTCCTGGCCCACTCTCACCCACAGCCGGTGCTCGACAGCCTCCTCCAGGCGTGCCTGCCCACAGACAG CGACATGGTGGAGGTGtggaggagcctggggagaagcgtcctggggtgccaaatcctggtgtgcttaactgaaaagttaagggcagcgggaaagagcagccacaggagcgaGTGCTGCActcgggagctgggcagcagccaggctgccctggagcctcgcACG atcacccacgccctctgcgaggtggtgtcagtgctgcagaggaagacactgGTCCAGCGCCTGCTTCCCTACCTGCTTCCCGGCCTTCTGAGGCAGGTCAGCGAGACGCTGGGGGAGGAGCTGGCACCGTCCGTTGGGGACCTGGAGAGCGCTGACATGCCGGGCAG cctttttgtggcggcattggagctggtgctggcgaggtgcctggacaatcggtggctgcggctgctccgggagcagggagcgtgggcgtccctggcagagccccgggctcacagcaccggcgtgtgtctcctggcgaggtga
- the LOC135328217 gene encoding maestro heat-like repeat-containing protein family member 2B: MASPWDAAAASDAQSGPAFLSRLSPDTREKLPLFAKLVQSVCHDPAAQVRRAVLHFIGELLRSSALGCSAWDVVGHLFSEFSRASGRLAMGNLSMVKAREERAVQSLCAHVLGTLDVSAGAVAKLLWPKLLWYVVPAKYTGMLVPLCRCLRSLAERRDRAEQEQEEAAPEALESEEPAALPAPQALLARLLVVAAVAPHAGGGRGAAALQLLQALPSTIHGAVGAKWAADIPLLLQHLAGTTASSLDVAEWESLLLKFLQTSLELIASEAWTVGLSQELSRQLGSSPRLSWEKRFLYKALGTALAACGCLHHVQEQTLEHLKAANFLELWQAQGMVSVVSRCAESHFQLALSLVKEFTGTLKRKKSKARRTRATRAALLVMYGRMALRAPREQLLARVERDVVANVLQLYREGCQV; the protein is encoded by the exons atggcgtccccctgggatgctgctgctgcttctgacgCGCAGTCTGGCCCTGCTTTTCTGTCCCGCTTGT ccccagacacGAGGGAGAAGCTGCCCCTGTTTGCGAAGCTGGTGCAGTCCGTGTGCCATGACCCCGCGGCCCAG gtgaggagggcagtgctgcatttcaTTGGGGAGCTGCTGCGCTCCAGTGCCCTGGGCTGCTCGGCGTGGGACGTGGTGGGGCACCTCTTCAGCGAGTTCAGCCGGGCCTCGGGCAGACTG GCAATGGGAAACCTTAGCATGGTGAAAGCGCGGGAAGAAAGGGCTGTTCAGAGCCTGTGCGCCCACGTGCTGGGCACGCTGGATGTCTCTGCCGGAGCGGTGGCCAAA ctcctgtggccgaaGCTGCTGTGGTACGTGGTGCCAGCCAAGTACACGGGCATGTTGGTCCCGCTCTGCCGCTGCCTGCGCAGCCTGGCCGAGAGAcgggacagggcagagcaggagcaagaggaggcGGCGCCTGAGGCCCTGGAGTCTGaggagccag ccgctctgccagctccccaggccctgctggctcgcctgctg gTGGTGGCGGCAGTGGCTCCACACGCGGGCGGTGGCCGTGGAGCcgcggccctgcagctgctgcaggcgctcCCCAGCACGATCCACGGAGCCGTGGGGGCGAAGTGGGCCGCAGACatccccctgctgctgcagcacctggcag GAACAACAGCGAGCTCCCTGGACGTGGCCGAGTGGGAGAGCcttctgctgaag TTCCTGCAAACCTCTCTGGAGCTCATTGCGAGTGAGGCCTGGACCGTGGgcctgagccaggagctgagccggcagctgggcagctctccccgcctGTCCTGGGAGAAG cggttcctgtacaaggctctcggcacggccctggcagcttgtgggtgtctccaccacgtgcaggagcagaccttggagcacctgaaagcagccaacttcctggagctgtggcaggcgCAG ggcatggtttcagttgtgtcccgctgtgccgagagccacttccagctGGCCTTGTCCTTGGTGAAGGAGTTCACGGGGACTTTGAAACGCAAGAAG AGCAAGGCAAGAAGGACCCGCGCTACTCGCGCTGCGCTGCTGGTGATGTACGGCCGGATGGCGCTGCGcgcccccagggagcagctgctcgcCCGTGTCGAGAGAGACGTGGTGGCGAATGTCCTGCAGCTCTACCgagagggctgccaggtg
- the LOC135328221 gene encoding maestro heat-like repeat-containing protein family member 2B — protein sequence MRAQGERGPHAQGALCGQALGFGPPGAAGQPLVCPQRGRACEWFGSLAGLLGPLTCDTSAASRWWAVTCLGHLLRTGAENTDVAPWTNEIGRLRERLSAVTSESLLATSTNIAKLVCKYFPRGQASGFMSSIVESLLCTRPVCAWAAERWTLTFLGDCGEQIFQEEVPKLVHLLYTCLRSTRQSARRCFVLRAVFLLAHSHPQPVLDSLLQACLPTDSDMVEVWRSLGRSVLGCQILVCLTEKLRAAGKSSHRSECCTRELGSSQAALEPRTVRSAAQALVPLHICFPARASAQGSFVPFASARGASQGAVPGWRQR from the exons ATGCGAGCACAGGGTGAGCGGGGACCCCATGCACAGGGAGCTCTGTGTGGGCAGGCGCTGGGTTTTgggcctcctggggctgcagggcagcccctcgTTTGCCCCCAG CGAGGCCGTGCCTGTGAGTGGTTCGGCTCCCTGGCGGGACTGCTGGGGCCTCTGACATGCGACACGTCGGCCGCGTCCCGCTGGTGGGCAGTGACCTGCCTCGGCCACCTGCTCCGaacaggag ccgagAACACAGACGTGGCGCCCTGGACCAACGAGATCGGGCGCCTGCGTGAGAGGCTCAGTGCCGTCACCTCTGAGTCTCTGCTGGCCACCTCCACCAACATCGCGAAG ctcgtttgcaaatatttcccccgaggccaggcctcaggcttcatgagcagcattgtggagagcctgctgtgcaccaggccCGTGTGCGCGTGGGCCGCTGAGCGGTGGACGCTCACCTTCCTGGGGGATTGCGGAGAGCAAATAttccaggaggag GTGCCCAAACTCGTGCACCTCCTTTACACCTGCCTGCGGAGCACCCGGCAGAGCGCTCGCAGGTGCTTTGTGCTGCGGGCCGTGTTCCTCCTGGCCCACTCTCACCCACAGCCGGTGCTCGACAGCCTCCTCCAGGCGTGCCTGCCCACAGACAG CGACATGGTGGAGGTGtggaggagcctggggagaagcgtcctggggtgccaaatcctggtgtgcttaactgaaaagttaagggcagcgggaaagagcagccacaggagcgaGTGCTGCActcgggagctgggcagcagccaggctgccctggagcctcgcACGGTACGGTCAGCGGCCCAGGCATTAGTGCCACTCCACATCTGCTTTCCAGCTCGTGCTTCTGCACAAGGGAGTTTTGTGCCCTTTGCGAGTGCCCGTGGAGCCTCGCAGGGTGCTGTGCCGGGGTGGCGACAGCGTTAG
- the LOC135328222 gene encoding maestro heat-like repeat-containing protein family member 1, with translation MVLRPVVAAVAPHVGGGRGAAALQLLQALPGTIHGAVGAKWAADIPLLLQHLAGTTASSLDVAEWESLLLKFLQTSLELIASEAWTVGLSQELSRQLGSSPRLSWEKRFLYKALGTALAACGCLHHVQEQTLEHLKAANFLELWQAQGMVSVVSRCAESHFQLALSLVEEFTGTLKRKKSKARRTRATRAALLVMYGRMALRAPREQLLARVERDVVANVLQLYREGCQEVIQEEPQESPVHPRALVAMQQLR, from the exons atgGTGCTgaggccg gTGGTGGCGGCAGTGGCTCCACACGTGGGCGGTGGCCGTGGAGCcgcggccctgcagctgctgcaggcgctcCCCGGCACGATCCACGGAGCCGTGGGGGCGAAGTGGGCCGCAGACatccccctgctgctgcagcacctggcag GAACAACAGCGAGCTCCCTGGACGTGGCCGAGTGGGAGAGCcttctgctgaag TTCCTGCAAACCTCTCTGGAGCTCATTGCGAGCGAGGCCTGGACCGTGGgcctgagccaggagctgagccggcagctgggcagctctccccgcctGTCCTGGGAGAAG cggttcctgtacaaggctctcggcacggccctggcagcttgtgggtgtctccaccacgtgcaggagcagaccttggagcacctgaaagcagccaacttcctggagctgtggcaggcgCAG ggcatggtttcagttgtgtcccgctgtgccgagagccacttccagctGGCCTTGTCCTTGGTGGAGGAGTTCACGGGGACTTTGAAACGCAAGAAG AGCAAGGCAAGAAGGACCCGCGCTACTCGCGCTGCGCTGCTGGTGATGTACGGCCGGATGGCGCTGCGcgcccccagggagcagctgctcgcCCGTGTCGAGAGAGACGTGGTGGCGAATGTCCTGCAGCTCTACCgagagggctgccag gaggtgattcaggaagagccccaggagtccccggtgcacccccgggccctcgtggccatgcagcagttgaggtag